The proteins below come from a single Corylus avellana chromosome ca3, CavTom2PMs-1.0 genomic window:
- the LOC132174137 gene encoding F-box protein CPR1-like, translating to MKTTHLPQELITQILSILPIKPLVRFQCVSKSWFALIINDSHFINLHLSRSKERILILASSEPLDYLIVNLSNEDRFGEAVKIQHPLHHSESNRIVDSCNGLVCINNYNDETVIWNPLIRKYKKLPTKPREELSHDHFAFGHDRVNDDYKVLRLVEFYRRDGRRKYSLEVYSLREHSWRMVEEEWPIVELSHFCYTCRAIFSNGAFHWMVTLVADLKKVHVAFDLSTEKFRVHEFPVNSSINLRVFLVDLGGWLCAVFQDLCEVWVMKEYGIVSSWTLLYAMERAFTNYPPLVFSRDGEEVFTGELIESHLMELYWYDIKKKTRRIVEIENIPVDLILPYFCVGSLLLLDADNDKE from the coding sequence ATGAAGACGACTCATCTCCCGCAAGAGCTCATAACCCAGATACTTTCCATACTACCCATCAAGCCTCTTGTTCGGTTTCAGTGTGTTTCCAAGTCATGGTTCGCCCTAATAATCAACGACTCACATTTCATCAATTTGCATCTCAGTCGCTCCAAAGAACGCATCCTCATTTTAGCGAGCTCTGAGCCACTCGATTACCTCATTGTAAACTTGTCCAACGAGGATCGGTTCGGCGAGGCTGTGAAGATCCAACACCCACTACACCACTCAGAAAGCAACCGTATTGTAGACTCTTGCAATGGCCTGGTTTGCATCAACAACTACAACGATGAGACTGTGATATGGAACCCATTAattagaaaatacaaaaaattaccCACTAAGCCCAGAGAAGAGTTGAGTCATGACCATTTCGCATTTGGACACGACAGAGTCAACGACGACTACAAGGTTTTAAGGTTAGTGGAGTTCTATCGACGggatggaagaagaaaatatagtCTTGAGGTATACAGTCTAAGAGAACACTCTTGGAGAATGGTGGAAGAAGAATGGCCTATTGTGGAATTGTCACATTTCTGCTACACTTGCCGGGCCATTTTCTCCAACGGTGCTTTCCATTGGATGGTTACTCTTGTGGCGGACTTAAAAAAGGTCCATGTTGCATTTGATCTCAGCACTGAAAAATTCCGAGTGCATGAATTTCCTGTTAATTCTTCAATCAATTTGCGTGTCTTTTTGGTGGACTTGGGAGGATGGCTTTGTGCAGTTTTTCAGGATCTCTGTGAAGTTTGGGTGATGAAGGAGTATGGGATAGTAAGTAGTTGGACTTTGCTTTATGCGATGGAGCGAGCTTTTACCAACTACCCACCTTTAGTGTTCTCACGTGACGGCGAAGAGGTTTTTACCGGAGAACTAATTGAGAGTCACTTAATGGAACTCTATTGGTATGACATCAAAAAGAAGACACGCAGGATTGTTGAGATTGAAAATATACCCGTTGATCTCATTTTGCCTTACTTTTGTGTGGGAAGCCTCCTCCTTCTCGATGCTGACAATGACAAGGAATAA
- the LOC132174138 gene encoding mitochondrial carnitine/acylcarnitine carrier-like protein, whose protein sequence is MAATLPLAASRIRGFLGAVLTCIGSPSSPTGSEYAITYSRDANNRPPIRPPEALPYPIRAQPQNPWCSGGRSYQSRRTPRPEPPICDQKLLPAPIHAQFLCYYVLQGTKETLCSREADFKGSLLVCGGTGAGVAVSILACPTELIKCRLQAQSALADSGASGVAVKYGGPMDVASHVLRTEGGVRGLFKGLFPTMASEVLGNAAMFGVYEALKQYLAGGQDTSGLGRGSLIVAGGMAGDSFWLSVYPTDVIKSVIQGDDYKNPKFSGSIDAFRKILASEGVKGLYRGFGPAMARSVPANAACFLAYEVTRSSLG, encoded by the exons ATGGCTGCTACACTTCCACTTGCAGCAAGTAGAATCCGTGGCTTCCTAGGAGCAGTATTGACTTGCATTGGCTCCCCTTCTTCACCTACAGGTTCTGAGTATGCCATAACCTATTCAAGAGATGCCAACAAT AGGCCACCAATCCGCCCCCCAGAAGCTCTACCCTATCCGATCCGCGCCCAGCCCCAGAATCCTTGGTGCAGCGGCGGCAGGTCCTACCAATCCCGTCGCACGCCCAGGCCAGAGCCACCGATCTGCGACCAGAAGCTTCTTCCCGCTCCGATCCACGCCCAGTTCCTCTGCTACTACGTTCTTCAAGGCACAAAAGAAACTCTTTGTAGCAGG GAGGCTGACTTTAAAGGCTCACTCTTGGTCTGTGGGGGGACAGGGGCTGGAGTTGCCGTTTCCATTTTAGCTTGCCCCACTGAATTGATCAAGTGCAG GTTGCAAGCCCAGAGTGCATTGGCAGATTCCGGTGCGTCTGGTGTGGCCGTGAAGTATGGTGGACCAATGGATGTAGCCAGTCATGTTCTCAGAACAGAAGGGGGTGTAAGGGGTCTCTTCAAGGGGTTGTTTCCCACTATGGCAAGTGAGGTTCTCGGAAATGCTGCAATGTTTGGTGTCTATGAAGCTCTGAAGCAGTACCTAGCAGGTGGCCAAGACACTTCTGGATTAGGAAGAGGCTCTTTGATTGTGGCTGGAGGCATGGCCGGAGATTCCTTCTGGCTTTCAGTCTATCCAACTGATGTGATCAAAAGTGTAATTCAGGGAGATGATTACAAAAATCCTAAGTTCTCTGGCTCCATTGATGCCTTTAGAAAGATCCTGGCTTCGGAGGGAGTAAAAGGGTTGTACAGGGGCTTTGGACCTGCCATGGCCCGAAGTGTTCCTGCAAATGCTGCATGCTTCTTGGCATATGAGGTGACAAGGTCAAGTCTGGGataa
- the LOC132176526 gene encoding phosphopantothenoylcysteine decarboxylase-like gives MAYSEPVGEEGEPMQVNTAPRKPRILLAASGSVAAIKFGHLCSCFAEWAEVRAVATQASIHFIDRASLPRDVVLYTDEDEWSSWKKIGDSVLHIELRRWADIMVIAPLSANTLGKIAGGLCDNLLTCIVRAWDYSKPFFVAPAMNTLMWNNPFTERHLMSIDELGISLIPPVTKRLACGDYGNGAMAEPSLIYSTVRLFLESKIQQAGSNTEQLI, from the exons ATGGCATACTCAGAACCTGTAGGTGAAGAAGGGGAGCCAATGCAAGTCAATACTGCTCCTAGGAAGCCACGGATTCTACTTGCTGCAAGTGGAAGTGTAGCAGCCATAAAGTTTGGACATCTCTGCAGTTGTTTTGCAGAATGGGCAGAAGTAAGAGCAGTTGCCACACAGGCATCTATACATTTCATAGATAGGGCGTCACTTCCTAGGGATGTAGTTCTTTATACTGATGAGGATGAATGGTCTAGTTGGAAGAAAATTGGCGATAGCGTGCTTCACATTGAGCTGCGCCGATGGGCTGATATTATGGTTATTGCCCCATTGTCAGCCAACACACTTGGCAAG ATCGCCGGGGGATTGTGCGACAACTTACTGACTTGCATTGTGCGAGCATGGGATTACAGCAAGCCTTTTTTTGTTGCACCTGCCATGAACACGTTGATGTGGAACAATCCTTTCACGGAACGACATCTCATGTCGATTGACGAGCTTGGCATTTCTCTCATTCCACCTGTCACAAAGAGGCTGGCTTGTGGGGATTATGGCAATGGTGCAATGGCTGAACCTTCTCTAATATACTCAACAGTAAGGCTTTTCTTAGAGTCTAAGATTCAACAAGCTGGCAGCAATACTGAGCAACTTATCTAA
- the LOC132176027 gene encoding uncharacterized protein LOC132176027 isoform X2 encodes MANDWSALFDKMLSDRDLRVRRITTSWRQEYMQFASSIPVEIFNHPRPPSFILNLNTSVLFKGAPHDDLLLVFSRKPGEAKFMLHLPGNVDFNTHRRIDAYYKWVGNLLEIKLQPALNPQALMDLNDNLIQFHLLAERLITPADIINKEIRHPRMDVRPFYNICTEELRQAINDGSSTSVQVFPPGEMLFPN; translated from the exons ATGGCTAACGATTGGTCAGCACTCTTTGATAAAATGTTGTCTGATCGAGATTTGAGGGTTCGACGCATAACTACTTCTTGGAGGCAAGAATACATGCAATTTGCTAGCTCCATTCCCGTTGAAATTTTCAACCATCCCCGGCCTCCTTCTTTCATACTGAATCTCAACACGAGCGTTCTTTTCAAAGGAGCGCCTCATGATGATCTCCTGTTGGTCTTTTCCCGGAAACCTGGGGAAGCCAAATTTATGCTGCACCTCCCTGGAAATGTGGATTTCAATACTCATCGTAGGATTGACGCATATTACAAGTGGGTTGGCAACCTGCTTGAAATTAAGCTGCAGCCGGCTCTTAACCCCCAGGCCCTGATGGATCTCAATGATAACCTGATCCAGTTTCATCTGCTGGCAGAGAGACTAATCACCCCGGCTGATATTATTAACAAAGAAATACGCCACCCTCGGATGGATGTGAGGCCCTTCTATAACATCTGTACAGAGGAGCTCCGGCAAGCCATTAATGATGGCTCGTCTACATCTGTTCAAGTTTTCCCTCCGGGTGAAATG TTGTTTCCAAACTAA
- the LOC132176027 gene encoding uncharacterized protein LOC132176027 isoform X1, which produces MANDWSALFDKMLSDRDLRVRRITTSWRQEYMQFASSIPVEIFNHPRPPSFILNLNTSVLFKGAPHDDLLLVFSRKPGEAKFMLHLPGNVDFNTHRRIDAYYKWVGNLLEIKLQPALNPQALMDLNDNLIQFHLLAERLITPADIINKEIRHPRMDVRPFYNICTEELRQAINDGSSTSVQVFPPGEMVSYGADIRFEKGQGLAVSPLEFCKVVCPEDAEPFCFQTKRLTVNGAEEGISSIYL; this is translated from the exons ATGGCTAACGATTGGTCAGCACTCTTTGATAAAATGTTGTCTGATCGAGATTTGAGGGTTCGACGCATAACTACTTCTTGGAGGCAAGAATACATGCAATTTGCTAGCTCCATTCCCGTTGAAATTTTCAACCATCCCCGGCCTCCTTCTTTCATACTGAATCTCAACACGAGCGTTCTTTTCAAAGGAGCGCCTCATGATGATCTCCTGTTGGTCTTTTCCCGGAAACCTGGGGAAGCCAAATTTATGCTGCACCTCCCTGGAAATGTGGATTTCAATACTCATCGTAGGATTGACGCATATTACAAGTGGGTTGGCAACCTGCTTGAAATTAAGCTGCAGCCGGCTCTTAACCCCCAGGCCCTGATGGATCTCAATGATAACCTGATCCAGTTTCATCTGCTGGCAGAGAGACTAATCACCCCGGCTGATATTATTAACAAAGAAATACGCCACCCTCGGATGGATGTGAGGCCCTTCTATAACATCTGTACAGAGGAGCTCCGGCAAGCCATTAATGATGGCTCGTCTACATCTGTTCAAGTTTTCCCTCCGGGTGAAATGGTAAGTTATGGCGCTGATATTCGCTTTGAGAAAGGCCAAGGCCTCGCGGTTAGCCCCCTTGAATTCTGTAAAGTTGTTTGCCCAGAAGACGCTGAGCCATT TTGTTTCCAAACTAAACGGCTCACTGTAAATGGCGCTGAGGAGGGGATATCATCCatctatttataa
- the LOC132174139 gene encoding mitochondrial carnitine/acylcarnitine carrier-like protein, whose protein sequence is HPGAPLTVNQQVVCGAGAGVAVSILACPTELIKCRLQAQSALADSGAAGVAVKYGGPMDVARHVLRSEGGVRGLFKGLFPTMAREVPGNAAMFGVYEALKQYLAGGQDTSGLGRGSLIVAGGLAGGSFWLSVYPTDVVKSVIQVDDYKNPKFSGSIDAFRKILASEGVKGLYRGFGPAMARSVPANAACFLVYEVTRSSLG, encoded by the exons CATCCTGGTGCTCCACTTACAGTTAATCAGCAAGTTGTCTGTGGGGCAGGGGCTGGAGTTGCCGTTTCCATTTTAGCTTGCCCCACTGAATTGATCAAGTGCAG GTTGCAAGCCCAGAGTGCATTGGCAGATTCCGGTGCGGCTGGTGTGGCCGTGAAGTATGGTGGACCAATGGATGTAGCCAGGCATGTTCTCAGATCAGAAGGGGGTGTAAGGGGTCTCTTCAAGGGATTGTTTCCCACTATGGCACGTGAAGTTCCCGGAAATGCTGCAATGTTTGGTGTGTATGAAGCTCTGAAGCAGTACCTAGCAGGTGGCCAAGACACTTCTGGATTAGGAAGAGGCTCTTTGATTGTGGCTGGAGGCTTGGCCGGAGGTTCCTTCTGGCTTTCAGTCTATCCAACTGATGTTGTCAAAAGTGTAATTCAGGTAGATGATTACAAAAATCCCAAGTTCTCTGGCTCCATTGATGCCTTTAGAAAGATCCTGGCTTCGGAGGGAGTAAAAGGGCTGTACAGGGGCTTTGGACCTGCCATGGCCCGAAGTGTTCCTGCAAATGCTGCATGCTTCTTGGTATATGAGGTGACAAGGTCAAGTCTGGGATAA
- the LOC132174140 gene encoding F-box protein CPR1-like, with the protein MKTTHLPQELITQILSILPIKPLVRFQCVSKSWFALIINDSHFINLHLSRSKERILILASSEPLDYLIVNLSNEDRFGEAVKIQHPLHHSESNRIVDSCNGLVCINNYNDETVIWNPLIRKYKKLPSKPREELSHDHFAFGHDRVNDDYKVLRLVEFYRRDGRRKYSLEVYSLREHSWRMVEEEWPIVELSHFCYTCRAIFSNGAFHWMVTLVADLKKVHVAFDLSTEKFRVHEFPVNSSINLRVFLVDLGGWLCAVFQDLCEVWVMKEYGIVSSWTLLYAMERAFTNYPPLVFSRDGEEVFTGELIESHLMELYWYDIKKKTRRIVEIENIPVDLILPYFCVGSLLLLDADNDKE; encoded by the coding sequence ATGAAGACGACTCATCTCCCGCAAGAGCTCATAACCCAGATACTTTCCATACTACCCATCAAGCCTCTTGTTCGGTTTCAGTGTGTTTCCAAGTCATGGTTCGCCCTAATAATCAACGACTCACATTTCATCAATTTGCATCTCAGTCGCTCCAAAGAACGCATCCTCATTTTAGCGAGCTCTGAGCCACTCGATTACCTCATTGTAAACTTGTCCAACGAGGATCGGTTCGGCGAGGCTGTGAAGATCCAACACCCACTACACCACTCAGAAAGCAACCGTATTGTAGACTCTTGCAATGGCCTGGTTTGCATCAACAACTACAACGATGAGACTGTGATATGGAACCCATTAattagaaaatacaaaaaattaccCTCTAAGCCCAGAGAAGAGTTGAGTCATGACCATTTCGCATTTGGACACGACAGAGTCAACGACGACTACAAGGTTTTAAGGTTAGTGGAGTTCTATCGACGggatggaagaagaaaatatagtCTTGAGGTATACAGTCTAAGAGAACACTCTTGGAGAATGGTGGAAGAAGAATGGCCTATTGTGGAATTGTCACATTTCTGCTACACTTGCCGGGCCATTTTCTCCAACGGTGCTTTCCATTGGATGGTTACTCTTGTGGCGGACTTAAAAAAGGTCCATGTTGCATTTGATCTCAGCACTGAAAAATTCCGAGTGCATGAATTTCCTGTTAATTCTTCAATCAATTTGCGTGTCTTTTTGGTGGACTTGGGAGGATGGCTTTGTGCAGTTTTTCAGGATCTCTGTGAAGTTTGGGTGATGAAGGAGTATGGGATAGTAAGTAGTTGGACTTTGCTTTATGCGATGGAGCGAGCTTTTACCAACTACCCACCTTTAGTGTTCTCACGTGACGGCGAAGAGGTTTTTACCGGAGAACTAATTGAGAGTCACTTAATGGAACTCTATTGGTATGACATCAAAAAGAAGACACGCAGGATTGTTGAGATTGAAAATATACCCGTTGATCTCATTTTGCCTTACTTTTGTGTGGGAAGCCTCCTCCTTCTCGATGCTGACAATGACAAGGAATAA
- the LOC132174998 gene encoding mitochondrial carnitine/acylcarnitine carrier-like protein has translation MDVAKDLAAGTVGGAAQLIVGHPFDTIKVKLQSQPAPLPGQAPKYAGAMDAVRQTIAAEGPRGLYKGMGAPLATVAAFNAVLFSVRGQLEGLLRSHPGAPLTVNQQVVCGAGAGVAVSILACPTELIKCRLQAQSALADSGAAGVAVKYGGPMDVARHVLRSEGGVRGLFKGLFPTMAREVPGNAAMFGVYEALKQYLAGGQDTSGLGRGSLIVAGGLAGGSFWLSVYPTDVIKSVIQVDDYKNPKFSGSIDAFRKILASEGVKGLYRGFGPAMARSVPANAACFLAYEVTRSSLG, from the exons ATGGATGTTGCAAAGGACTTGGCTGCTGGGACTGTTGGAGGAGCAGCACAATTGATTGTTGGGCACCCCTTCGACACCATTAAGGTCAAACTCCAGAGCCAGCCTGCTCCACTCCCAGGCCAAGCTCCCAAGTATGCAGGTGCAATGGATGCTGTCAGGCAAACAATAGCTGCTGAAGGCCCTAGAGGTTTGTATAAAGGTATGGGAGCTCCACTGGCAACTGTGGCTGCCTTCAATGCCGTTCTCTTCTCTGTGAGGGGACAACTGGAGGGATTATTGCGGTCTCATCCTGGTGCTCCACTTACAGTTAATCAGCAAGTTGTCTGTGGGGCAGGGGCTGGAGTTGCCGTTTCCATTTTAGCTTGCCCCACTGAATTGATCAAGTGCAG GTTGCAAGCCCAGAGTGCATTGGCAGATTCCGGTGCGGCTGGTGTGGCCGTGAAGTATGGTGGACCAATGGATGTAGCCAGGCATGTTCTCAGATCAGAAGGGGGTGTAAGGGGTCTCTTCAAGGGATTGTTTCCCACTATGGCACGTGAGGTTCCCGGAAATGCTGCAATGTTTGGTGTGTATGAAGCTCTGAAGCAGTACCTAGCAGGTGGCCAAGACACTTCTGGATTAGGAAGAGGCTCTTTGATTGTGGCTGGAGGCTTGGCCGGAGGTTCCTTCTGGCTTTCAGTCTATCCAACTGATGTTATCAAAAGTGTAATTCAGGTAGATGATTACAAAAATCCCAAGTTCTCTGGCTCCATTGATGCCTTTAGAAAGATCCTGGCTTCGGAGGGAGTAAAAGGGCTGTACAGGGGCTTTGGACCTGCCATGGCCCGAAGTGTTCCTGCAAATGCTGCATGCTTCTTGGCATATGAGGTGACAAGGTCAAGTCTGGGATAG
- the LOC132174141 gene encoding uncharacterized protein LOC132174141, which produces MDLELLAVHVLCPAITVAFFLSLLILFFKLCSQCWRMWHNLDDQEDQGGNNMINGHDHHHHGNHELVGVSIYYPPRADNQERVHPNNMELFLRLRDGLSRNNPTRVMRQQRHQTLKSLPPPEDYDSYKKTMFISSTECAICLEEFHSGDLCRVLPLCKHIYHFRCINRWLMDDLTCPICRTSV; this is translated from the coding sequence ATGGACTTGGAACTCCTTGCCGTGCATGTGCTTTGTCCGGCCATAACTGTTGCTTTTTTCCTAAGTCTTCTCATTCTCTTCTTCAAGCTTTGCAGCCAATGTTGGAGGATGTGGCACAATCTCGATGATCAGGAAGATCAAGGCGGCAACAACATGATCAACGgtcatgatcatcatcatcatgggAATCATGAATTAGTTGGAGTGAGCATTTATTACCCTCCTCGAGCAGATAATCAAGAACGAGTTCACCCAAACAACATGGAGCTTTTCTTGAGATTAAGGGATGGATTGAGCAGAAATAATCCTACGAGAGTGATGAGGCAACAAAGACATCAAACCTTAAAGAGCCTCCCGCCGCCGGAAGATTACGACAGCTACAAGAAAACCATGTTCATTAGCAGCACTGAATGCGCCATTTGCTTGGAAGAGTTTCACAGTGGAGATTTGTGTCGGGTTCTTCCTCTCTGTAAGCATATCTACCATTTTCGGTGCATCAATCGCTGGTTAATGGATGATCTTACTTGCCCAATATGTCGAACTTCTGTCTGA